The Streptomyces sp. R28 region AGCGGGGTGCGCAGCTCGTGCGAGGCGTCCGCCACGAAGCGGCGCAGGCGCTGTTCCGCCTCCGCACGTACCGCGAGGGAGTCGTCGATGTGCTCCAGCATCGTGTTGAACGCGGTACGCAGCTCCTCGACCTCGGGTCCGCCGCTGCGCCCGTCGTGCCGCACCGGCAGCCGTGCCGAGTCCGTCAGATCGTGCGAGGTGATGCCGCGGGCGGTGTGCGCCATGTCGCTCAGCGGCTTCAGGCCCCGCCGCAGCATCCCCCGCCCGAAGACGACGAGGGCGAGCAGCGCCAGCCCGAAGGTGACCACCTGGATGGTGATCAGCTGGCCCACGGTGTCCTCGATGTCCTCCATGGGCGCGGCGCTGACCAGCACCACACCGGGCTCGACCTCGCAGGCGCGCAGCCGGTACTCGCCCTCGTCCCGCAGGTGCTCGGTGCGCAGGAGCTCCGTGCGAGCGGTGGTCTGTGCCTGGGCGAGGGAGGTGAAGTCGTCGACGTCCTCCGGCAGGTCGGCGGGGTCCTCGGGCTTGCGGAGCTCGGGCGTGCCGTCCGCCACGTCGTACACGGCGTAGAACCAGCTGTAGTACTTCTTGCCGGTCAGCGTGCCGTAGTCCGCGATGCTCTTGGACTGGGCGATCTGGCCCTGCGCGAGCTGCGTGTCCAGCTGGGCCGACAGGTAGTCCCGCATGTACGTCGTCAGGGCGGTGCCGACGACGCCGAACACGATCAGGGACAGCACGCCGAGACCCAGCGCCAGCCGGGTCCCGAGCCGCATCCCGCGGTACCCTCGCCGCAGCCGCCCGATCACTCGGCCGCCTGCCGGATGACGTACCCGAAGCCGCGCACGGTGTGGATCAGCGGCGCCCTGCCGTCGTCGCCCTCGCCGTCGTCGGGCTCGTCGAGCTTGCGGCGCAGCCGGCTGACGACCAGCTCGACGACGTTGGAGCGCCCGCCGAAGCCGTACTCCCACACATGGTCGAGGATCTGCGCCTTGGTCAGCACGGTCGGCGACTTGCGCATCAGATAGCGCAGCACCTCGTACTCGGTCGGCGTGAGCGTGAGCAGCTTGTCGCCGCGGCGCACCTCGCGGGTGTCCTCGTCCATCGTCAGGTCGGCCACCCGAAGGACGGAACGCTGGAAGCCGGGTCCGGAGCTGCGCCGCAGCACGGTCCGCAGCCGGGCCATCAGCTCCTCCACCGCGAACGGTTTCACCAGGTAGTCGTCACCGCCCCGGGTCAGTCCGGCCACCCGGTCGGCGACCCCGTCCCGGGCGGTCAGGAACACCACGGGCACCATCGTCCCGGCGCCGCGCAGCCGGTCCAGGACGCCGAAACCGTCCACGTCGGGCAGCATCAGGTCCAGTACCACGATGTCAGGGTGGAACTCGGCGGCCAGCCGCAGCGCCTCCTCACCGGAGTTCGCGGTGACCGCCTCCCAGCCCTCGTAGCGTGCGACCGTCGCGACGAGGTCGGCGATGGGCGGGTCGTCGTCCACGACGAGAAGGCGTACTTTCTCCACCCGTTCATAGTGCGGCACCCGGCACCGGTCCCCGGGGGCGGGGCGGGCGCCGCGACCATATCGATAACCAGTTGAAAGAAGTACGACAGCTTTTCGACAGCTGTAGCCGGACAAGCTCGGTATCCACAGACGAGATCAAGGAGCTGTCGCCCGTGACGACCGTCCAATCGCCCCCTGCGCCCCCCACGGCGATACGCCCCAGGGTGGTCGCCCGAACGGGCCTGTACGCGGTGCTGGCCGCGAACGTGGCCGTGGTCCTCTACTTCTTCTTCGCCGCGGGCTTCGCCTCGAACACGCTCATCGTGCTCGGCCGACTGACCGGCCTGTTCGGCGCCCTCCTCATGGCCTTCCAGCTGCTGCTGGTGGCCCGGCTGCCCTGGCTCGACCACCGGATCGGGATGGACCGGCTGACCTCCTGGCACCGCTGGACCGGCTTCAGCGTCCTGTGGGTCCTCCTCGCGCACGTCGTGTTCATCACCTTCGGCTACGCCGAGTCGTCCTCCCTGGACCCGGTCAACCAGCTGATCGACCTCGCCGAGACGGTCGAGGGCGTGCTGCGCGCCGTCGTCGCGCTGGGGATCATCATCGTGATCGGCGTCGTCTCGGCCCGGTTCGCGCGACGCAGGCTGGCGTACGAGACGTGGCACTTCATCCACCTGTACACCTACGTCGCGGTGGTCCTGGCGTTCACGCACCAGGTCGCGGTCGGTACGTCCTTCACCTCCTCCTCGTCCGCCACGGCGTACTGGTACGGGGTGTGGGGCGTCGCCCTCGCCTCGGTGTTCGTCGGCCGGCTGGTCCTGCCGCTGTGGCGGAACCGGCGCCACCAGCTGCGCGTCTCCGCCGTCGTCGCCGAGTCCGACAACGTGGTCTCCGTCTACGTCACCGGCCGTGACCTGGACAAGCTGCCCGCGCGGGCCGGCCAGTTCTTCCTGTGGCGGTTCCTGACGAAGGACCGCTGGTGGCAGGCCAACCCGTTCTCGCTGTCGGCCGCACCCGACGGCAACCAGCTGCGGCTCACCGCCAAGGCGGCCGGCGCCGGCTCGGCGGGCCTCAGGCACCTCAAGGTCGGCACGCGCGTCTTCGCCGAGGGCCCCTACGGCGCGTTCACCACGATGCACCGCACCCGGCCGGAGGCCGTGCTCATCGCGGGCGGCGTCGGCGTCACCCCGATCCGGGCGCTGCTGGAGGAGCTGCACGGCCACGCGGTCGTGATCTACCGGGTCGCCACGGACCAGGACGCGGTCCTCTACGGCGAGCTGGTCGAGCTCGCCCAGGCCAAGGGCGCCGAGCTGCACCTGGTGACCGGCCCGCCCGTCCCCGACAAGCTGGCCCCCGCCGAGCTGACCCGGCTGGTTCCGGACATCACCGACCGGGACGTCTTCCTGTGCGGCCCGCCGCCCATGATGAACGCGGTGATCGGCAGCCTGCGCGAGCTGGGCGTGCCCAAGCAGCAGGTCCACTTCGAGCGTTTCAGCCTGGCCGGCTGAGAAGGACGGGAAAGACATCGTGAAGCGAGCAATACCTGTCCTGGTCCTCAGCATCGCGGGCCTGATCCCGGTCTGGCGCTACGAGCCGTCCCTCGGCACGGCCTCCACGGAAGCCGCCACCCCGGCCTCGACGCCCTCGGAGTCCTCCGCCGCGTCGGGTTCGGGTTCCGCCAGCACGGTCGTCAAGGGCTCGACCGTGCAGACCGACAAGGGCCCCGTGCAGGTCCAGGTGACCTTCCAGGGTTCCAAGATCACGGCTGTGAAGATGCTCCAGCAGCCGAACCATCCGCAGACGACGGCCGCGGTACCGAAGCTGATCGCGGAGACGCTGCAGGCGCAGAGCGCGGACATCGACACCGTCTCCGGTGCCACGATCACCAGTGACGGCTACAAGGAGTCCCTCCAGGCCGCCATCGACGCGAACACGGAGTCCGTGTCCTCCTCCGCCGCCTCCCCCTCGGCCTCGGCGTCCGCCGCCGCGCAGTCGCAGACGGTCGACGGCTCGACGGTGAACACCGACAAGGGCCCCGTGCAGGTCCAGGTGGCCTTCGAGGGCGACAGGATCGCGTCGGTGAAGATGCTCCAGCAGCCGAACCACCCGCAGACGACGGCGGCCGTGCCGAAGCTGATCGCGGAGACCTTGGAGGCGCAGAGCGCGGACATCGACACCGTCTCCGGTGCCACGATCACCAGTGACGGCTACAGGGAGTCCCTCCAGGCCGCCATCGACGCGAAGGGCTGATCATGCACCGAGTCGAACACGTCATGGGGTTCCCGGTCTCGCTGCGGGTCGACGAGGAGGGCTTCGACGAACGATGTGCGCAGGCCGCCGACGCCGTGTTCGCCTGGCTGCGTGAGGTCGACGCCCGGTTCAGCCCGTTCAAGGCCGACAGCGAGGTGTGCCGGCTGGACCGGGGCGAGATCGCGCGGGGTGACGTCAGCGCGGACCTCGACGAGGTGCTGGGGCTGTGCGAGGAGTACCGAATCGCCACCGGCGGCGCCTTCGACGTACGGCTGCCGGGGCGTGGGCTGGATCCGTGTGCGGTGGTGAAGGGCTGGTCCGTGCAGCGGGCGGCCGAGCTGCTGACGGCGGCGGGAGCGCGGCGCTTCGTCCTCAACGCCGGTGGTGACGTGGTCGCCTCCGGCGGGCCCTGGCGGGTAGGGGTACGCCACCCCGAGCAGGCAGACAAGGTGTGCACGGTGGCCGAGCTCACCGACGGGGCGATCGCGACGTCCGCCCGCTACGAGCGCGGCGACCACATCATCGACGGCCGCACCGGGCGTCCGGCGACCGGGCTGCTGTCCCTCACCGTCGTGGCGTCCTCCCTGACCGTCGCGGACACGGTGGCCACGGCGGCCTTCGCCATGGGCGCGGAGGGCGTCGAGTGGGCCGCCTCGCGGGAGGGCTGCGAGGTGTTCGCGGTGGACGCCGAGCGACGGGTCTCCCGGACGGAGGGGTTCCCGGTGGCTCCGGCGGTGACGGAGGCGCGGGCGGCGTAAAGCGGCCTGAAAGGGGCCGGTTCCACCGGCTGACGCGACTCGATCGGCGACGGCATCATGTCTCGAAGGGACATACGAGTGCCGTCGCCGGCCTCATGGGGCCGCGCAGCTGGGGGAGCGGTACATGAAGTGGTTCGGGCGGGGGCGGGCACCACAGTGGTACGCGGAGCTGGGCAGTATGACCAACGAGGAGTTCCAGCTCGGCGTCCGCTGTCTGGAACGGGTGCTGCGGGAGTACGGCCGCGGCGAGTACGCCCTCTGGCACCGGACCGGCCGTATCCCGCTGACCGGGACCTTCACCCGACCTCGGATCGACCTCCACATCGGCCCCTTGCTGCGTGACACCTGCACCTGGGAATACAAGACCTGGGTCAAGGGCATCAGGCGGGAATTCGAGTTCCAGGCCCGGCGCATCCCCGAGGTCCTGCGCGCCAGGACGGAGGAGGAGCGGCTGCGCCCGCTCCTGATGCCGCTCCTCATACCCGCCGAGGAGGACAGGGACCTCAGCGACGCCCTCGCGCGAAGGTGGTCGGACGGGGTGGTCGCCGTTCTCTGTGTACGGGCACCGCAAGGCACGCGAGCGGTCGCCGCGAGCGAGGCGAGCGCGGTCGGCGCGGATCCCGACGTGTGGTGGGAGGCCGCCCTGCGCAACGTGCGCGACGAACCCATCCACCTGACCACCACCGCGGCGGCGGACGGCGTACCGGAAGTCACCTATGCCGGCGGGGAGGACCGCTTCGGACTGGGCCACCTGCTGCGGATCGACGAACTGACCCGATGGTCGCTGCACCGGCTCGCCGAGCGGGCCGGAGGGCCGGCACAACACGGGGTGCTGGTGGGGATCCTCGGAGACCCCGGCCTGTTCATGTATCACCGGATCGTTCGGCGCCTGTGGGCCCAGGCCGTGGTGGCAGGAATGCGGAACATGTGCGCGGACAACGAGAACGACACCTCTTTCACCACCATCACCGGCGTGCACTGGTGGAAGGACGGCGAGGCCGTGCGGGTGGCGACGAGCACCGAGGTCTCCCCGAGGCTGGCGGAACTCCTGGACGCGGTGCCCGAATGACGCCCCCGGCGTCGAGCATGCCGGGGGCGTCGTACGGAAGGCCGGTGGGTCAGCCGACGTCGGCGGCGTCCAGGCGGTACAGCCCGCTGTGGTCGCTGACCGCCGTGCCGTTCTTCTTGACCCAGGCCGAGATCTCGGAGTTCGAGGAGCCCTGCCCGCTGTCGCTGATCACGATGTAGTGCAACTTGCCCGCCTTCACCAGGCTCTTGAGCTTGGCGAGGGTCATCGCGTCGTCCGTGCCGGACCAGCCGCCCATGGAGATCACCGGCTCACCGGACTCCAGGATGATCGAGGAGGCGGTCTGGTCGGTGGCCACCGCGACCAGCCAGGTGGCGCCGTCCTGGTTCTTCTTCAGGTACGTGATCATCTCGGAGGTGACCTCGGTGCCGCCCATGCCTCCGGCGGTTCGACCGGTTTGCGACTGGCCGGCGTTTTCGGTGTCACCGGTGCTCTGGGTGCCCGCGGTGCCGGTCGGCGGCTGCCCCGTGGCCTGGCTGTTGGAGCTGTTGGACCCGCTCGGCGCGCCGCCGTTCGGACGCTGGCCGCCACCCGTGCCGCCGCCACCGCCCATGCCGCCACCGGTGTTCGGCCCGGCCGTCGGGTTGGTGCCGTTGCCGCTCGCGGTCGTCCCCGCCGACACCGAGTACGCGGCGGGACCGGCCAGCAGGGCCACGACCCCCGCCAGCGCCGCGAGCCCGATCAGCCGCCGCCGCTGGGTGAACCGTCCGACCAGCAGCCCGAGCACGCCCGCCACACCGACCACGACCTCGGCGACGGTGTACAGCGTCCCGGAGCCGGAGACCCGCTGCAGCAGCACGACCGCCCAGACCGCGCTCGCCGCGACCGCCGCCGGCAGCACCCACCCCCACCTCGCCGCCGAACCCTCGACGAACGCCCGGTACAGCATCACGGCACCGACACCGGCCAGGGCCGCGATCCCCGGCGCCATCGCGGTGACGTAGTACGGGTGGAAGGTGCCCTCGGCGAGGGCGAACGTCAGGTAGTGCAGCACGAACCAGCCGCCCCACAGCAGGAGCGCCGCACGCTTGCCGTCGGTCCGGGGCGCCCGCCGGCGCAGCACCAGCCCGCCGACGAGAGCGACCAGCGCGAACGGGATCAGCCAGGAGATCTGCCCGCCCATGATCTCGTTGAACATCCGGTACAGGCCGGCCTCGCCGCCGAAGCTCGCCCCGTTGCCCTGCGAGCCCACCGACGAACTCGCCCCGAAGATACGGCCGAAGCCGTTGTAGCCGATGACGAGATCCCAGACGGTGTTGTCGGTGGAACCGCCGATGTACGGGCGCGACGAGGCGGGGATCAGATCGACGATCACCATCCACCAGGCGCTGCTCACCACCAACGCGACCGTGCCGACGGCGAGATTGCGGATCCGCCGGCCCAGGGAGGCGTTCGCGGCCCACAGGTACACCAGGAAGAACACCGGCAGGACGACGTACGCCTGCATCATCTTCGTGTTGAACGCGAAGCCGATCGCGACACCCGACCACACCAGCGGCATCAGCCGCCCGGTGCGCACGGCCTTCGTCAGCGCGGCGGCGCCGAGCAGCATCAGGAAGACCAGGATCGGGTCGGGGTTGGTGTCCCGGGTGATGGCTACGGTGATCGGGGTGAGGGTCAGGGCCAGCGCGGCGATCGTCGCCGCGACGACCCCGAAGTCCCGCTTGACCATCCGGTACAGCAGGGCCACCGAGCCGACGCCCACCGCGACCATCGGCAGCGTCAGCTGCCAGGTGCCGTAACCGAAGAGCCGGGCCGACAGGCCCATCACCCACAGCGCGAACGGCGGTTTGTCGACGGTGATGAAGCTGCCCGCGTCCAGCGCGCCGAAGAAGAACGCCTTCCAGCTCTTGGTGCCGCTGTAGACGGCCGCGTTGTAGAAGGTGTTGCCGGTGACGGAGGAGAGGTTCCAGGCGTACAGGGCGGTGGCCAGCACCAGGATCGCCCACAGGGCGGGGCGGGCCCAGCGCGGGTCCTCGGGGGCGCCGGTCAGCAGCCCGCGCGCACGGTCGGCGAGGTTGCCGGCCGGCGGTTCGGCGCGGTGCCGGGGCACGCCGTCCTGGACGTGCGCGGGGGGTGGGGCGAGGATCGTCATGACGCGTACTCCAGGTGGGTGTTCGCCCCGACGGGCAGGACAGCGGCGGTGGTACGGGCGGCCGGCACCTGCGGGGTGCGGGTCCGGCGCGGTACGGCGGGGAGGCGGGCGCGGCCGGTGACGGTGCTGCGCAGCATCCGGCCGATGCCCTTGAGGCCGTCGACGGCGGTGCGGACGATGTCGACCCGGCTGTCGGGGTCGTCGACCCAGTCGACCGGCACCTCGTGGATGCGGAGCTTGTTGCGTTGGGCCAGGACCAGCAGCTCGGTGTCGAAGAACCAGGCGGTGTCCTCGATGTGCGGCGCGAGCGCCCTGAAGACATCGGTGCGTACGGCCTTGAAGCCGCACTGCGCGTCCGAGAAGCGGGCCGCGAGACCGAGCTTGAGCAGCAGGTTGTAGGACCGGGAGACGAACTCCCGCTTGGGGCCGCGCACGACGTCAGCCTGCCGGTGCAGGCGGCTGCCGACGGCGAGGTCGCTGTGGCCGGACAGGAGCGGGGCGACCAGGGGCAGAAAGCCCTCGAGCCCCGTGGACAGGTCGACGTCCATGGAGGCGACGACGTCCGCGGCGGAGCGGCTCCGCACCTGCTTCAGCGCCCGCCCGCGCCCCTTGGCCTGAAGATGGACGGCGTGCACATGCGGCAGCCGCTCGGTGAGTTCGGCGGCGGCCTGCCAGGTGCCGTCCGTGCTCGCGTTGTCCGCGATCGTGATCCGGAACGGGAACGGGAAGGACGTTTCGAGGTATGCGTGGAGACGGCCGATGCTGTCGGCGAGGACATGCGCCTCGTTGTGGACCGGCACCACGATCTCGACCGACCGCCGCCGGACGCCTCCCACGTTCTTTTCGTTCATGCCGCTGACGATCGGGGCCGCTTCTGGGGGATCACTGAGGCCGTTCTGAGGGACGGGTGAGAATCAGCGGACTCACAGGGTGCGCACAGCGGGGCGATGCCGGGCGCCAAGGATTCCGCCGCGTCCGCTCCGGCTGCGTCCCTCCTGGCTTCACACCGCGGCCGAAGTGCGGAAACACGAGCGGTTTAGACTCGACCCGCAACAGCCTGCACGACTGTGACCGAAAGCGGGCGAATTCCGCCCAACCCGAAGGGTATTCGGCGTTTTGATACGGATAGATTCAGTCACCAAGCGATACCCGGACGGCACGGTGGCGGTCGACCACCTCTCGCTGGAGATCCCCGACCGCTCGATCACCGTCCTCGTCGGACCGTCGGGCTGTGGCAAGACCACCACCCTGCGCATGATCAACCGGATGGTCGAGCCCAGCGAGGGCACCATCCTCCTCGACGGCAAGGACATCCAGCAGCAACCGGTGAACACGCTGCGCCGGTCCATGGGTTACGTCATCCAGAACGCCGGTCTCTTCCAGCACCGCACGATCCTCGACAACATCGCCACCGTGCCCCGCATGCTCGGCTGGGGCAAGGAGAAGTCCCGGGCGCGGGCGCGCGAGCTGATGGAGCGGGTGGGGCTCGACGGGGCGCTCGCCAAGCGGTACCCGTACCAGCTCTCCGGGGGCCAGCAGCAGCGCGTCGGCGTGGCGCGGGCGCTCGCCGCGGATCCGCCGGTGCTGCTGATGGACGAGCCGTTCTCGGCCGTCGACCCCGTGGTGCGCAAGGGGCTGCAGGACGAACTCCTGCGCATCCAGGATGAGTTGGGCAAGACCATCGTCTTCGTCACGCACGACATCGACGAGGCCGTCAAGCTCGGCACGATGGTCGCCGTGATGCGTACCGGCGGCCATCTCGCCCAGTTCGCGCCGCCCGCCGAGCTGCTGTCCCACCCCGCCGACGCCTTCGTGGAGGACTTCCTCGGCGCCGACCGCGGCATCCGGCGGCTGTCCTTCTTCCCCTCGGCGGGCCTGGAGTTGCTGACCGCCCCGATCGTCGCCGTCGACGCCACCGCCGAGCAGATCGCCGCGGCCGGCGCCGGCGGCACTCCCTATCTCCTCGTCACTGACCCGGATGGCAAGCCCCTCGGCTGGAGCGAGCCGCAGGAGCTCACCGCCGGGGAGATCAAGGCCGGCCGACTGCTGTCGTACGGCCGCCCGTTCGTGGCCGGCACCGACTCGCTGCGGGCCGCGCTCGACTGCGCGGTGCTCTCGCCGACCGGTTGGGCCGTCGCCGTGGACGCCGGGGGCCGGGCCACCGGAGTCGTCTCGCAGCAGGTCATCGGCGAGGCCATCCGGGGCGCGCACGCGGAGGGCGGTGCTGCCGTGGAGCGCGGCGCGGCCGTGGAGGACAGTGCGGACGCGGATCCCGGTGCGGACGACAAGGTCCAGAAGGTCGCGCCATGAGTGAATTCTTCGACCTGCCCAGCGACCTCCAGAACAGCTACTTCGGACTGGTCGCCCTGCACTTGCGCGAGGCCCTGATCCCGGTGCTCGCCGGGCTCCTCGTGGCTCTGCCCGTCGCCCAGCTGTGTGTGCGGGTGCGCTGGCTGTACGCGCCCGTGCTGTGGGTGACGACCGTGCTCTACGCGATCCCCTCGCTCGCCTTCTTCGTCATCCTCATCGACTACACCGGCCTGAGCGAGCTCACGGTGATGATCCCGTTGGCCGTCTACAGCCTGGTGGTACTGGTCCCGGCGATCGTGGACGGTGTGCGCTCGGTGCCCCAGGAGACGCTGGCCGCCGCCACCGCCATGGGCTTCGGGCCCGTACGACGCTATGTCCAGGTGCAGTTGCCGATCGCGGCGCCGGCCATCATCGCCGGACTGCGGGTGGCGTCCGTGTCGAGCGTCTCCCTCGTCAGCGTCGGCATGCTGATCGGCAACGAGGGCGCCCTCGGCAACCTGCTCAACAGCGGCCTGATCTACAACCAGCCACGCCTGATCTGGCTCTCCGTGGTGGGAACGGCCGTCCTCGCCCTGCTCGTGGACGCCGCGCTGATCGGCCTCCGTGTGCTGCTGACGCCCTGGATGCCGCGCGCCACCCGTAAGAACCCGCGCCCGCTCGCAGTGAAGGAGGCCGCCCGGTGAACGTACTGAACTTCATCAACTCCTTCTTCAGCGACCACGCCCACTGGCAGGGCTACGACGGCATCCCGGCGCGACTCGGGGAGCACATCGAGTACACGCTGACGGCCCTCGGCATCGCCGCCGCGGTCGGCCTGCCGATCGGGCTGCTCACGGGCCACACCGGGCGCGGCGGCAACGCGCTCGCGCTCATCGCCACCTCGGCCCGGGCGCTGCCCAGCTTCGGCCTGATGGTGCTGATGTTCATCCTGCTGGGCCTGGGCATGGCCCCCGTCATGATCCCGCTGGTCGTGCTCGCCATCCCGCCCATCCTCGTCACCACCTACGAGGCGATGCGCTCCGTCGACCCCGCGCCGGTGGACGCCGCTCGTGGCATGGGCATGGCCGAGCCCGCGGTCCTGTTCCGGGTCGAACTGCCCGTCGCCCTCCCGCTGATCCTCAGCGGCCTGCGCTCGGCGGCGATCCAGATCGTCTCGACGGCCACCATCGCCGCGTACGTCAGCTTCGGCGGTCTCGGCCGCTACATCATCGACGGCCTCTACCAGCGGAACTACGAGAAGGTGGTGGGCGGCGCCACGCTCGTCGCCGCCGTGGCGATGACCACGCTCGCGGTGTTCTGGGCGCTGGGACGGCTCGCGGTGTCACCGGGGGTGCGCCGGCGTCACTGACGCGCCGGAGCCGGCCGTACGGCGACCGCGTCGACCTCGAAGAGCATGCCCGGCAGCGCGAGTGAGGCGACCCCGCTCAGCGTCTGGGCGGGGAGCCGGTCGCCGAAGCAGGCGTGCAGGGCCTTGCCGAGGGTCTCCAGCTTGCCGAGGTCGTGGTCGACGATGAACGTGCCGAGACGGACCACGTGTTCATAGCCGAGCCCGACGCCCGCAAGGGC contains the following coding sequences:
- a CDS encoding sensor histidine kinase → MIGRLRRGYRGMRLGTRLALGLGVLSLIVFGVVGTALTTYMRDYLSAQLDTQLAQGQIAQSKSIADYGTLTGKKYYSWFYAVYDVADGTPELRKPEDPADLPEDVDDFTSLAQAQTTARTELLRTEHLRDEGEYRLRACEVEPGVVLVSAAPMEDIEDTVGQLITIQVVTFGLALLALVVFGRGMLRRGLKPLSDMAHTARGITSHDLTDSARLPVRHDGRSGGPEVEELRTAFNTMLEHIDDSLAVRAEAEQRLRRFVADASHELRTPLMSVRGYADLFQYAAANAPEERDKHLARLRAEAARMGFLLDDLLLLARLDAAEVETPLRPQEADLVELVEQAADAFRVTHADHPLTVAPGPGSLRLRLDPQRVRQVLDNLLTNAATHTPPGTPVSVAVSMANGTAQVRVADAGPGIPPADQERVFDRFYRVDKARSRDRGGSGLGLAVARSLIHAHGGRIDLTSEPGATVFTMTIPLTHGRLTDL
- a CDS encoding response regulator transcription factor, translating into MEKVRLLVVDDDPPIADLVATVARYEGWEAVTANSGEEALRLAAEFHPDIVVLDLMLPDVDGFGVLDRLRGAGTMVPVVFLTARDGVADRVAGLTRGGDDYLVKPFAVEELMARLRTVLRRSSGPGFQRSVLRVADLTMDEDTREVRRGDKLLTLTPTEYEVLRYLMRKSPTVLTKAQILDHVWEYGFGGRSNVVELVVSRLRRKLDEPDDGEGDDGRAPLIHTVRGFGYVIRQAAE
- a CDS encoding ferric reductase-like transmembrane domain-containing protein, whose product is MTTVQSPPAPPTAIRPRVVARTGLYAVLAANVAVVLYFFFAAGFASNTLIVLGRLTGLFGALLMAFQLLLVARLPWLDHRIGMDRLTSWHRWTGFSVLWVLLAHVVFITFGYAESSSLDPVNQLIDLAETVEGVLRAVVALGIIIVIGVVSARFARRRLAYETWHFIHLYTYVAVVLAFTHQVAVGTSFTSSSSATAYWYGVWGVALASVFVGRLVLPLWRNRRHQLRVSAVVAESDNVVSVYVTGRDLDKLPARAGQFFLWRFLTKDRWWQANPFSLSAAPDGNQLRLTAKAAGAGSAGLRHLKVGTRVFAEGPYGAFTTMHRTRPEAVLIAGGVGVTPIRALLEELHGHAVVIYRVATDQDAVLYGELVELAQAKGAELHLVTGPPVPDKLAPAELTRLVPDITDRDVFLCGPPPMMNAVIGSLRELGVPKQQVHFERFSLAG
- a CDS encoding FMN-binding protein translates to MKRAIPVLVLSIAGLIPVWRYEPSLGTASTEAATPASTPSESSAASGSGSASTVVKGSTVQTDKGPVQVQVTFQGSKITAVKMLQQPNHPQTTAAVPKLIAETLQAQSADIDTVSGATITSDGYKESLQAAIDANTESVSSSAASPSASASAAAQSQTVDGSTVNTDKGPVQVQVAFEGDRIASVKMLQQPNHPQTTAAVPKLIAETLEAQSADIDTVSGATITSDGYRESLQAAIDAKG
- a CDS encoding FAD:protein FMN transferase → MHRVEHVMGFPVSLRVDEEGFDERCAQAADAVFAWLREVDARFSPFKADSEVCRLDRGEIARGDVSADLDEVLGLCEEYRIATGGAFDVRLPGRGLDPCAVVKGWSVQRAAELLTAAGARRFVLNAGGDVVASGGPWRVGVRHPEQADKVCTVAELTDGAIATSARYERGDHIIDGRTGRPATGLLSLTVVASSLTVADTVATAAFAMGAEGVEWAASREGCEVFAVDAERRVSRTEGFPVAPAVTEARAA
- a CDS encoding ArnT family glycosyltransferase, with amino-acid sequence MTILAPPPAHVQDGVPRHRAEPPAGNLADRARGLLTGAPEDPRWARPALWAILVLATALYAWNLSSVTGNTFYNAAVYSGTKSWKAFFFGALDAGSFITVDKPPFALWVMGLSARLFGYGTWQLTLPMVAVGVGSVALLYRMVKRDFGVVAATIAALALTLTPITVAITRDTNPDPILVFLMLLGAAALTKAVRTGRLMPLVWSGVAIGFAFNTKMMQAYVVLPVFFLVYLWAANASLGRRIRNLAVGTVALVVSSAWWMVIVDLIPASSRPYIGGSTDNTVWDLVIGYNGFGRIFGASSSVGSQGNGASFGGEAGLYRMFNEIMGGQISWLIPFALVALVGGLVLRRRAPRTDGKRAALLLWGGWFVLHYLTFALAEGTFHPYYVTAMAPGIAALAGVGAVMLYRAFVEGSAARWGWVLPAAVAASAVWAVVLLQRVSGSGTLYTVAEVVVGVAGVLGLLVGRFTQRRRLIGLAALAGVVALLAGPAAYSVSAGTTASGNGTNPTAGPNTGGGMGGGGGTGGGQRPNGGAPSGSNSSNSQATGQPPTGTAGTQSTGDTENAGQSQTGRTAGGMGGTEVTSEMITYLKKNQDGATWLVAVATDQTASSIILESGEPVISMGGWSGTDDAMTLAKLKSLVKAGKLHYIVISDSGQGSSNSEISAWVKKNGTAVSDHSGLYRLDAADVG
- a CDS encoding glycosyltransferase — encoded protein: MNEKNVGGVRRRSVEIVVPVHNEAHVLADSIGRLHAYLETSFPFPFRITIADNASTDGTWQAAAELTERLPHVHAVHLQAKGRGRALKQVRSRSAADVVASMDVDLSTGLEGFLPLVAPLLSGHSDLAVGSRLHRQADVVRGPKREFVSRSYNLLLKLGLAARFSDAQCGFKAVRTDVFRALAPHIEDTAWFFDTELLVLAQRNKLRIHEVPVDWVDDPDSRVDIVRTAVDGLKGIGRMLRSTVTGRARLPAVPRRTRTPQVPAARTTAAVLPVGANTHLEYAS
- a CDS encoding ABC transporter ATP-binding protein — encoded protein: MIRIDSVTKRYPDGTVAVDHLSLEIPDRSITVLVGPSGCGKTTTLRMINRMVEPSEGTILLDGKDIQQQPVNTLRRSMGYVIQNAGLFQHRTILDNIATVPRMLGWGKEKSRARARELMERVGLDGALAKRYPYQLSGGQQQRVGVARALAADPPVLLMDEPFSAVDPVVRKGLQDELLRIQDELGKTIVFVTHDIDEAVKLGTMVAVMRTGGHLAQFAPPAELLSHPADAFVEDFLGADRGIRRLSFFPSAGLELLTAPIVAVDATAEQIAAAGAGGTPYLLVTDPDGKPLGWSEPQELTAGEIKAGRLLSYGRPFVAGTDSLRAALDCAVLSPTGWAVAVDAGGRATGVVSQQVIGEAIRGAHAEGGAAVERGAAVEDSADADPGADDKVQKVAP
- a CDS encoding ABC transporter permease encodes the protein MSEFFDLPSDLQNSYFGLVALHLREALIPVLAGLLVALPVAQLCVRVRWLYAPVLWVTTVLYAIPSLAFFVILIDYTGLSELTVMIPLAVYSLVVLVPAIVDGVRSVPQETLAAATAMGFGPVRRYVQVQLPIAAPAIIAGLRVASVSSVSLVSVGMLIGNEGALGNLLNSGLIYNQPRLIWLSVVGTAVLALLVDAALIGLRVLLTPWMPRATRKNPRPLAVKEAAR
- a CDS encoding ABC transporter permease, which produces MNVLNFINSFFSDHAHWQGYDGIPARLGEHIEYTLTALGIAAAVGLPIGLLTGHTGRGGNALALIATSARALPSFGLMVLMFILLGLGMAPVMIPLVVLAIPPILVTTYEAMRSVDPAPVDAARGMGMAEPAVLFRVELPVALPLILSGLRSAAIQIVSTATIAAYVSFGGLGRYIIDGLYQRNYEKVVGGATLVAAVAMTTLAVFWALGRLAVSPGVRRRH
- a CDS encoding RidA family protein; translation: MSLDERTITNPPALHDPTPFGYSHAVSAPGELVFIGGQYASDATGAPVPGDFAAQVDLAFDRLRSALAGVGLGYEHVVRLGTFIVDHDLGKLETLGKALHACFGDRLPAQTLSGVASLALPGMLFEVDAVAVRPAPARQ